In a genomic window of Gloeocapsopsis dulcis:
- a CDS encoding c-type cytochrome — MANQLAKPEILLQRLAFIALAILLVAILVIMGVHRVRVSEPYVKNVLSLTGDPVQGNAIFQMNCAGCHGWQADGNVGPSLQGVSKRRSRFGLIHQVISGDTPPMPQFKPSPKEMADLLSYLETL, encoded by the coding sequence TTGGCTAATCAGCTCGCTAAACCAGAAATTCTACTCCAACGGCTGGCTTTCATCGCTTTGGCGATTTTGCTAGTTGCAATTTTAGTGATTATGGGTGTGCATAGGGTAAGAGTTTCTGAGCCTTATGTTAAGAATGTCTTGTCATTGACAGGAGATCCCGTACAAGGAAATGCTATTTTTCAAATGAACTGTGCTGGTTGTCATGGATGGCAAGCCGATGGTAACGTTGGTCCTAGTTTACAGGGCGTTTCCAAGCGGAGATCTCGCTTTGGTCTTATCCATCAAGTGATCAGTGGAGATACACCACCTATGCCACAGTTCAAACCAAGTCCTAAAGAAATGGCAGACTTGTTAAGTTACTTGGAGACGCTTTAG
- the petG gene encoding cytochrome b6-f complex subunit V — MVEPLLDGIVLGLIVITLAGLFFAAYQQYKRGKQLGL; from the coding sequence ATGGTTGAACCACTACTTGATGGTATTGTTCTTGGCTTGATAGTGATTACTTTGGCTGGTTTATTTTTTGCTGCGTATCAGCAATATAAGCGTGGCAAGCAGTTGGGTTTATAA
- the rsmD gene encoding 16S rRNA (guanine(966)-N(2))-methyltransferase RsmD, with the protein MRIYGNRLIKTLPGRDTRPTTGRVREAVFNIWQGAIAGSCWLDLCAGNGSMGAEALCRGAALVVGIDQSSRACAIIKENWQRVAQPGQTFQVWRGDVVQRLKTLSGKQFERIYFDPPYASDLYLPVLQAIAQYQLLHPRGELAVEHHPDLPIMQLSTLEICREKVYGNTAVTFYRAVNLEN; encoded by the coding sequence ATGCGAATTTACGGCAATCGTCTCATAAAAACATTACCAGGGAGGGATACACGACCAACAACGGGAAGAGTTCGCGAAGCCGTCTTTAATATTTGGCAAGGTGCGATCGCAGGTAGTTGCTGGCTAGATCTTTGCGCTGGTAATGGTTCAATGGGTGCAGAAGCCTTATGTCGTGGTGCAGCTTTAGTTGTCGGGATTGACCAATCAAGCCGCGCCTGTGCAATTATTAAGGAAAATTGGCAACGAGTAGCACAACCAGGACAAACATTTCAAGTCTGGCGTGGAGATGTCGTGCAGCGGTTAAAAACGCTTTCAGGGAAGCAGTTTGAGCGAATTTACTTCGATCCACCTTATGCAAGTGATTTATATTTACCAGTGCTACAGGCGATCGCGCAGTATCAATTATTGCATCCTAGGGGCGAACTTGCAGTAGAACATCATCCTGATTTGCCCATAATGCAGCTGTCTACACTAGAAATTTGTCGGGAAAAAGTTTATGGAAATACTGCTGTGACTTTCTATCGTGCAGTCAACCTAGAAAATTAA
- the hisH gene encoding imidazole glycerol phosphate synthase subunit HisH has product MAAIAVIDYDMGNLHSVCKGLEKAGATPKITDSAIELAKADALVLPGVGAFDPTVQHIRSRDLVEPIKDAIASGKPFLGICMGLQVLFDSSEEGKEPGLGIVSGTVRRFRSEPGITIPHMGWNQLELTQPRCPLWQNLSSQPWVYFVHSYYVDPEDPTVQAATVTHGSQTVTAAIARDNLMAMQFHPEKSSSAGLQILSNFVQQVRTVVPV; this is encoded by the coding sequence ATGGCAGCGATCGCAGTTATAGACTACGACATGGGTAATCTACACTCAGTCTGTAAAGGTTTGGAGAAAGCTGGGGCGACTCCGAAAATTACTGACTCAGCTATTGAATTAGCAAAAGCTGATGCGCTGGTGTTACCTGGCGTAGGTGCGTTCGATCCAACAGTGCAACATATTAGATCCCGCGACTTGGTTGAACCAATTAAAGATGCGATCGCAAGTGGCAAACCGTTTCTGGGTATTTGTATGGGGCTGCAAGTCTTATTTGATAGCAGTGAAGAAGGTAAAGAACCAGGATTAGGAATTGTTTCTGGTACAGTACGCCGCTTTAGAAGCGAACCAGGAATCACGATTCCCCACATGGGTTGGAATCAACTAGAACTTACTCAACCTCGTTGTCCCTTATGGCAGAATCTATCATCGCAGCCCTGGGTTTATTTTGTCCATTCTTACTATGTCGATCCTGAAGATCCTACAGTTCAAGCAGCAACAGTAACACATGGTAGTCAAACCGTTACAGCCGCCATTGCCCGTGACAATTTAATGGCAATGCAATTTCACCCTGAAAAATCCTCTAGCGCTGGGTTGCAAATTCTATCCAACTTTGTGCAGCAAGTCCGCACTGTAGTACCAGTGTAG
- a CDS encoding RNA-guided endonuclease InsQ/TnpB family protein, with protein MLDVLKVRIYPNSLQEVALAKSFGCSRFVWNYYLNKTNTQYQKTGKGLSYCDIAKDLTQLKKLSDYEWLPEVTAATLQQTLKNLESAFKNFFSKRARFPKFKSKHRKQSIRYPESCSIKNSGLKLPKLGIVKASISKSINGKIKSVTVSRTSTNKYFAAILFESADLTINKEKKISGIDLGLNSLVTVFDGETCYKVDPIKPTRKYAKRLRRRQKALSRKVKGSNNRRKAVKIVARVHEKISNTRQDFLHKLSRKLVDENQVIVVENLCVKGLARTKLAKSIHDAGWSMLLNFIGYKLEREGGKLIQVDRFFPSTKLCNCCKFKNNSLNLSIRQWVCPSCLSSHNRDENAAKNIREEGLRILSTNTAGHAGIQACGENVRLVNTCVKKQSSMKQESPVTA; from the coding sequence ATGTTAGACGTTTTAAAGGTAAGAATTTATCCCAACTCATTGCAGGAAGTAGCCTTAGCGAAAAGCTTTGGCTGTTCTCGTTTTGTGTGGAATTATTACCTGAATAAAACTAACACTCAGTACCAAAAAACGGGGAAAGGGTTAAGCTATTGTGATATAGCAAAAGACTTAACCCAACTTAAGAAACTATCGGATTATGAATGGCTACCAGAAGTAACCGCTGCTACATTACAACAGACGCTTAAAAATTTAGAATCAGCTTTTAAGAATTTCTTTTCTAAAAGAGCGAGATTCCCTAAGTTTAAAAGCAAACACAGAAAGCAGTCAATTCGTTACCCTGAAAGTTGTTCGATTAAAAATAGTGGGCTAAAACTACCTAAGCTTGGCATTGTTAAAGCAAGTATTTCAAAAAGTATTAACGGCAAAATTAAATCGGTAACTGTTTCTCGAACAAGTACAAACAAATATTTTGCAGCAATATTATTTGAGTCTGCAGATTTAACAATTAATAAGGAAAAAAAGATTTCAGGGATAGACTTAGGCTTAAACAGTTTAGTAACTGTATTTGATGGTGAAACCTGCTACAAGGTTGACCCAATTAAACCCACTAGAAAATATGCCAAACGCTTAAGACGTAGACAAAAAGCTTTGTCTCGTAAAGTTAAGGGGTCGAATAACAGGAGAAAAGCTGTCAAGATAGTAGCCAGGGTTCACGAAAAGATATCTAATACTCGACAAGACTTCCTTCATAAACTCTCAAGAAAGCTCGTTGACGAAAACCAAGTCATTGTAGTAGAAAACCTTTGTGTAAAAGGGTTAGCGCGTACTAAATTAGCCAAGTCAATACATGATGCTGGTTGGTCAATGCTGCTTAATTTTATAGGCTACAAGCTGGAACGAGAGGGCGGAAAACTTATTCAAGTTGACAGATTTTTTCCCAGTACAAAGCTTTGTAATTGCTGCAAGTTTAAGAATAATTCCTTGAATTTAAGCATTCGTCAATGGGTTTGTCCTAGTTGTCTTTCTTCACATAATCGTGACGAAAACGCAGCGAAAAACATCAGAGAAGAAGGCTTGAGAATACTGTCAACAAATACTGCGGGACACGCAGGAATCCAAGCTTGTGGAGAGAATGTAAGACTCGTTAACACTTGTGTTAAAAAGCAATCCTCAATGAAGCAAGAATCCCCCGTCACAGCGTAA
- a CDS encoding peptidase C15, which yields MPTPILLTSFTTWLPHQKSNSSDDLIAKIHELHHTNHNLQLPPLGFLRKLPVETEQASSYVINKIAEIQPTAIICCGMAESRSQLTVESKATCGDIVLRSPIDLKQLIAELSVTEISHDAGKFVCEGLYFAVLNHITTQKLNSPCLFVHIPILTDENIQKVTKDFILIIQKMALL from the coding sequence ATGCCAACTCCAATCCTCTTAACCTCGTTTACAACATGGCTACCGCATCAAAAATCCAATTCATCCGACGATCTCATTGCAAAAATTCACGAGCTACATCATACTAATCACAACCTACAACTTCCTCCACTAGGTTTTTTAAGAAAACTACCTGTCGAGACTGAACAAGCCAGTAGTTATGTGATTAACAAAATTGCTGAAATCCAACCTACTGCGATTATTTGTTGTGGTATGGCAGAAAGCCGATCGCAATTAACTGTAGAATCTAAAGCAACTTGTGGAGATATTGTTCTGCGATCGCCAATTGATTTAAAACAACTGATTGCTGAGCTTTCTGTAACAGAAATCAGTCACGATGCAGGAAAGTTTGTTTGCGAAGGGCTTTATTTTGCAGTTTTGAACCATATCACAACCCAGAAGTTAAATAGCCCTTGTCTTTTTGTTCACATACCAATTCTGACAGACGAGAATATTCAAAAAGTGACAAAAGACTTTATATTAATTATTCAAAAAATGGCACTTTTATGA
- a CDS encoding DUF3370 domain-containing protein, translating into MLPLLPIFTFAQATPAPTPTPPQQEIVQPQQVRPLPGSLDGVPVFNSNSPEVVQTEGILLSTFPPTGKQAANAHLNFPFQGRFDIFAHHISKATSPEDLRTLYLGVLLHNPTTQPITVDVLQAASYLSQPDAPFIELPPQVENPLGTIFAGPGDRVMNDILRGRRQSIFPPQVTIPPQQSQMLLNLPIPVQTLEPPINGRSTLMRLRSSGRVHAASLAMYAKSNADGSERAPTLTEWQQLLETGNLAGPRDRAPTPPEAGSKVIYGRVAGVAQGSRWQAQLLDSPSVQYLSIPQRGQAFSYGLSTLIAGRQGTNQVQSALLMVRYPDTAYQAHGNYGIEYNLSLPLYNNTNQPQTISISLQTPLKEDELTQGGLRFLIPPATQNFFRGTVRLRYSDDRGLPRTRYVHLVQKRGQAGEPLVMLNIQPGDRRLVQVDFLYPPDATPPQVLTIQNVGQ; encoded by the coding sequence ATGCTGCCATTGTTACCTATATTTACGTTTGCTCAAGCTACACCTGCACCAACACCAACACCACCACAACAAGAAATCGTACAACCGCAACAAGTACGTCCCTTGCCAGGATCTTTAGATGGTGTTCCCGTATTTAATAGCAATAGCCCAGAAGTCGTCCAAACTGAGGGAATTTTACTATCTACTTTTCCTCCCACTGGGAAACAAGCTGCAAACGCACACCTCAACTTTCCGTTTCAAGGACGATTTGATATTTTTGCCCATCATATTTCTAAAGCAACTTCTCCAGAAGACTTACGTACTCTTTATCTAGGGGTTTTACTGCATAATCCAACTACGCAACCAATTACAGTAGATGTCTTACAAGCAGCAAGTTATTTAAGTCAACCTGACGCACCGTTTATCGAGTTACCGCCTCAAGTTGAAAATCCTTTAGGAACTATTTTTGCAGGTCCAGGCGATCGCGTGATGAATGATATTCTACGCGGACGGCGACAATCAATATTTCCGCCACAAGTAACTATTCCGCCGCAGCAAAGTCAGATGTTGCTTAATTTACCAATCCCTGTACAGACGTTAGAACCACCAATCAATGGACGTTCTACTTTAATGCGGCTACGTAGCAGTGGTAGAGTTCATGCCGCAAGTTTAGCAATGTATGCTAAGTCTAATGCTGATGGTAGTGAGAGAGCACCAACTTTAACCGAATGGCAACAGTTATTAGAGACAGGAAATTTAGCTGGACCTCGCGATCGCGCTCCGACTCCTCCCGAAGCAGGTAGTAAAGTGATTTATGGTCGTGTTGCTGGAGTTGCTCAAGGTTCTCGATGGCAAGCTCAACTTCTTGATAGTCCTAGCGTGCAATATCTGAGTATTCCTCAGCGGGGTCAAGCGTTTTCTTATGGTTTAAGTACCTTAATTGCAGGAAGACAAGGGACAAATCAAGTACAAAGTGCGCTGCTGATGGTACGCTACCCCGATACTGCCTATCAAGCACACGGTAATTATGGTATTGAGTACAACCTGAGTTTGCCGCTGTACAACAATACTAATCAACCCCAAACAATCAGTATATCGCTACAAACGCCACTTAAGGAAGACGAATTAACGCAGGGTGGATTGCGGTTCTTGATTCCGCCTGCGACTCAAAACTTCTTTCGCGGTACAGTGCGGCTGCGTTACAGTGACGATCGCGGTTTACCCCGAACTCGGTATGTCCACTTAGTGCAAAAAAGAGGACAAGCAGGAGAACCACTCGTAATGTTGAATATACAACCAGGCGATCGCCGACTCGTACAAGTCGATTTTCTCTATCCACCAGATGCAACACCGCCACAGGTGCTGACTATTCAGAATGTAGGACAGTAG